One segment of Podospora pseudopauciseta strain CBS 411.78 chromosome 5 map unlocalized CBS411.78m_5.2, whole genome shotgun sequence DNA contains the following:
- a CDS encoding uncharacterized protein (EggNog:ENOG503PAN7; COG:O) translates to MRASWATLLGLLAGNLGGVLSQSPGDPPAWQTGVLTDDGSCGPNSLEDYVCTPTWGACCGADGRCGFKDACGDGWATATAISLGLASLPPTALVAIPTCTTAPTQALVPAAHLPTGAETRLDTAVPAANLFSASAPSPTSVLTARVALQTVTRLVLGPALATAARQEAGAATPLITARPVASLALALVMLGQEIFPPMVNAVPMARPALVLALETAARQEDGVAVPVITVVQVVSLVLAHAPAGAVPSRLTGSVGQGMAKLVRALALETAALRMASVVARRITVALVVRAGSGPAAVEVVPSRPMVHAAM, encoded by the exons ATGCGCGCTTCATGGGCCACCCTATTAGGGCTCCTCGCCGGGAACCTCGGCGGTGTCCTATCCCAGAGTCCCGGGGACCCTCCAGCATGGCAAACGGGCGTCCTCACCGACGATGGCAGCTGTGGCCCTAACTCATTAGAGGACTACGTTTGCACGCCTACCTGGGGAGCCTGCTGTGGTGCCGATGGACGCTGCGGATTTAAAGACGCCTGTGGAGATGGCTG GGCTACGGCAACTGCAATATCCCTTGGACTGGCGTCCCTTCCCCCGACGGCTCTTGTGGCTATCCCAACTTGTACAACTGCACCAACTCAGGCTTTGGTTCCTGCTGCTCATCTACCAACTGGTGCGGAGACTCGCCTGGACACTGCGGTGCCGGCTGCCAATCTCTTTTCGGCATCTGCACCGAGTCCAACGTCAGTACTGACGGCTCGTGTGGCCCTGCAAACGGTGACAAGACTTGTGCTGGGTCCGGCTTTGGCGACTGCTGCTCGTCAGGAGGCTGGTGCGGCAACACCACTGATCACTGCGCGGCCGGTTGCCAGTCTGGCTTTGGCACTTGTGATGCTGGGACAGGAAATATTTCCACCGATGGTCAATGCGGTGCCAATGGCAAGACCTGCGCTGGTTCTGGCTTTGGAGACTGCTGCTCGGCAGGAGGATGGTGTGGCGGTGCCAGTGATCACTGTGGTGCAGGTTGTCAGTCTGGTTTTGGCACATGCACCGGCGGGAGCGGTTCCATCTCGACTGACGGGGAGTGTGGGACAAGGAATGGCAAAACTTGTACGGGCTCTGGCTTTGGAAACTGCTGCTCTCAGAATGGCTTCTGTGGTAGCACGACGGATCACTGTAGCGCTGGTTGTCAGAGCGGGTTCGGGACCTGCAGCGGTGGAAGTGGTTCCATCTCGACCGATGGTACATGCGGCTATGTGA
- a CDS encoding uncharacterized protein (COG:G; CAZy:GH18; EggNog:ENOG503NWIT) — protein MTLAGMSRTGTGLWAAAVLLLLLCASPLLYSSTTNINVVTAPNIQNLPRDAAAISIKRRDTAAIPDARRGVAHTNPLKLTPHEPLLFEEPVEGSSPDLSRRSEGLSKRRDGPLYCHDGPCIDNSCCGPDNVCGFGPDFCGEGCRSNCNATAMCGEHSEFAEMPCGMKLCCSASGWCGSTESYCHNADPLRGTLPCQAGYGSCYITGPPSCPYGGGSTGGRHIGYYQSWNVRNRLCNKVSPRQLNTTGYTHLFYSFASIDPVTYKIAHAHPDDPAMMREFTSLAKPGLKTWIAIGGFDFSDKGTPTHFTWSRMVADYGRRAAFISSVKDYMDEYGFTGVDIDWEYPGDPDRGGNKLADTRKLVLLMKEMRAAYGSKYGISLTLAPDYWYLRWFDAKAMEPYVDFFGFMAYDLHGPWDADVKALGSKVRGQADIREISENTKPLWFDGLNPAKLNFGLALYGRGYTLADPTCNQLLCPFSGGSNPAPCTNYEGVMSLHEIQQLIDKKGLTPQYLSDAMMKQITWDDQWIGYDDDETFAAKKAWADSRCFGGTMVWSIDFQVAGSGDSEDEKYGDVVYIGQEVFETPAAQCQAPCIMVFPSSSLSEPKVITMQPYTATLEVGTTTTTLVAVSTPSTTTVTVVNFFNHYVTSGQQPGAVVTLRPSFQPPPIMLAVTGQDGQTTSRTVLPPPLGGGASDGGYGGDPTTTSAMVSSTTSFVGPENPPVPTPVLGLEDIYVEDEDDDLPTPTIDFPGFPPDATEIIEPVIETDIPPPPGKTRIKCDAWFFNLCIDWPELDIKIFWWDIELPQGEDFGPGPLPPRLIKRPPGWTFGCRTPPCSLPPWPKIRRGGGGGMLSVTPPAPNPCKPVTATLTISTTSYGTTKTQGTVRTITTRTMSSEFPILGCSLTDATFSVSETACATPQPAPRSLDERAVLDNVPSELKEDDDTAGSETRLKLFGRDCDTNMVDVIFIPTDPLSTNIRFRQQLEVSRMEGHVGGFTVIESTDPVFVAFFYVKKVSTAYANFLLNQGDELGVSSVLPPQGLLHMR, from the exons ATGACACTGGCAGGTATGAGTCGGACCGGCACAGGCCTTTGGGCCGCTGCTgtgctcctgctccttctgtGCGCGTCGCCGCTTCTTTATTCTTCTACAACAAATATCAATGTCGTCACCGCACCCAACATCCAAAATCTGCCTCGGGATGCTGCTGCCATCTCGATTAAGCGTCGTGACACTGCCGCGATTCCCGACGCTCGTCGTGGCGTTGCccacaccaaccccctcaagcTCACCCCTCACGAGCCTCTTCTTTTCGAGGAACCTGTCGAGGGGTCATCTCCCGACCTGTCAAGACGTTCCGAAGGCTTGTCAAAGCGGCGAGACGGGCCGTTGTACTGCCATGACGGCCCCTGCATTGACAACAGCTGCTGCGGCCCCGACAATGTCTGCGGCTTTGGTCCTGATTTCTGCGGGGAGGGCTGTCGTTCCAATTGCAACGCGACGGCCATGTGCGGCGAGCACAGCGAGTTTGCTGAGATGCCTTGCGGAATGAAATTGTGTTGCTCGGCCAGcggctggtgtggt TCGACCGAGTCTTATTGCCACAATGCCGACCCCTTGCGAGGCACGTTGCCCTGTCAGGCCGGATACGGTTCCTGCTACATCACAGGCCCCCCATCGTGCCCCTACGGCGGTGGCAGTACAGGTGGCCGTCACATCGGATACTATCAGTCTTGGAACGTTCGCAACCGCCTCTGCAACAAGGTGTCTCCCAGACAGCTGAACACCACCGGATACACTCACTTGTTCTACTCATTTGCTTCCATCGACCCGGTCACCTACAAGATCGCCCATGCTCATCCCGATGATCCAGCTATGATGCGCGAGTTCACCAGCCTCGCCAAGCCCGGGCTGAAGACATGGATTGCCATTGGCGGCTTTGACTTCAGTGACAAGGGCACGCCCACGCACTTCACCTGGAGCAGGATGGTTGCCGACTACGGCCGTCGCGCTGCCTTCATCTCGTCGGTGAAGGACTACATGGACGAGTACGGCTTCACTGGTGTCGACATTGACTGGGAGTATCCCGGTGACCCTGACCGAGGCGGTAATAAACTGGCTGACACGCGCAAGCTCGTTCTGTTGATGAAGGAAATGCGGGCAGCATACGGCAGCAAGTACGGCATCAGCCTGACCTTGGCGCCCGACTACTGGTATCTGCGTTGGTTCGATGCCAAGGCCATGGAGCCCTACGTCGACTTCTTTGGCTTCATGGCGTATGATTTACATGGTCCGTGGGATGCCGACGTCAAGGCTTTGGGTAGCAAGGTCCGTGGCCAAGCCGACATTCGCGAGATTTCCGAGAACACAAAGCCGCTCTGGTTTGACGGGCTGAACCCAGCCAAGCTCAACTTTGGTCTGGCGCTGTACGGCCGCGGTTACACCCTGGCAGACCCAACTTGCAACCAGCTGCTGTGTCCGTTCTCCGGGGGCAGCAATCCGGCACCATGCACCAATTATGAGGGTGTCATGTCACTCCACGAGATCCAGCAGCTGATTGATAAGAAGGGTCTCACACCGCAGTACCTCTCTGATGCCATGATGAAGCAGATCACCTGGGATGATCAGTGGATTGGTTACGACGATGACGAAACATTCGCCGCTAAGAAAGCATGGGCCGACTCGAGATGCTTTGGCGGCACCATGGTCTGGAGCATCGACTTTCAAGTGGCTGGGTCCGGTGATTCTGAGGACGAGAAGTACGGTGATGTTGTGTACATTGGTCAAGAGGTGTTTGAGACTCCGGCTGCACAATGCCAAGCTCCCTGCATCATGGTCTTCCCTTCTAGCAGTTTATCTGAACCCAAAGTCATCACCATGCAGCCCTACACGGCCACGTTGGAGgtcggcaccaccaccacgaccctGGTCGCCGTGAGCACACCGAGCACCACGACTGTCACGGTTGTTAACTTCTTCAATCACTACGTCACAAGCGGACAGCAACCCGGTGCAGTCGTCACTCTACGACCGAGCTTCCAGCCGCCGCCCATCATGCTGGCGGTGACTGGCCAGGACGGACAGACAACCTCGAGAACTGTTCTTCCTCCGCCTCTGGGTGGCGGCGCTTCTGATGGTGGTTACGGCGGTGATCCAACCACGACCTCTGCAATGGTTTCCAGCACCACAAGCTTTGTTGGGCCCGAGAATCCGCCAGTACCAACACCCGTACTTGGTCTTGAAGACATATAcgtggaagatgaggacgatgaccTCCCGACCCCAACTATCGACTTTCCCGGGTTTCCGCCCGACGCGACAGAAATTATCGAACCCGTGATCGAAACCGAtatccccccaccccctggCAAGACTCGTATCAAGTGTGACGCGTGGTTCTTCAATCTTTGCATCGACTGGCCCGAACTTGACATCAAGATCTTCTGGTGGGACATTGAGCTTCCCCAGGGCGAAGATTTCGGCCCGGGCCCGCTCCCCCCCCGCTTGATCAAGCGGCCGCCTGGCTGGACGTTTGGCTGCCGCACACCTCCGTGCTCTCTTCCGCCGTGGCCCAAGATTAGGcgcggaggcggtggcgggaTGCTTTCTGTCACACCCCCGGCTCCAAACCCTTGCAAACCAGTTACAGCAACACTCACCATCTCGACAACCTCGTATGGTACAACAAAGACTCAAGGCACCGTTCGAACCATCACAACACGCACCATGTCGAGCGAGTTCCCTATACTTGGCTGTTCCCTCACGGACGCCACCTTCAGTGTATCCGAAACCGCCTGCGCAACACCGCAACCCGCCCCCCGATCGCTGGATGAGCGGGCTGTGCTCGACAACGTACCGTCCGAGCTGAAAGAAGATGACGACACAGCTGGGTCTGAAACCAGGCTCAAGCTGTTTGGGCGGGACTGCGATACGAACATGGTGGATGTCATCTTCATCCCTACAGACCCTTTGAGCACTAATATTAGATTTCGTCAGCAGCTAGAGGTTTCTAGGATGGAGGGTCATGTTGGGGGTTTTACGGTAATCGAATCGACGGATCCTGTCTTTGTGGCCTTTTTCTATGTGAAAAAGGTCAGCACGGCTTATGCAAACTTTCTGCTCAATCAGGGCGATGAGCTTGGGGTAAGCTCCGTTTTACCGCCGCAAGGTCTTCTGCACATGCGCTAA
- a CDS encoding uncharacterized protein (EggNog:ENOG503P4TT), producing the protein MVHTKYGPNVPGMMFPQNQHPGATTGLDANNNPYVYISGLHGSGRLPQPPPLTHPGFPAANLINSTGGAGAEPGFNYFFPTEHADVIVLQSAVAPWKLTEGYTRLDYWTVKVPGNITMGELLTGLGVSSGNGGLYVVYQQGNGKWEHQESVTGVDGRLMRRSVREMGWCRRGREGKVRRTYIWVQRV; encoded by the exons ATGGTCCATACCAAGTACGGTCCCAACGTCCCCGGCATGATGT TTCCGCAGAATCAGCACCCCGGCGCCACAACCGGCCTCGACGCGAACAACAACCCCTACGTTTACATTTCCGGCCTCCACGGCTCCGGCCGCCTCCCCCAGCCGCCTCCCCTCACTCACCCTGGCTTCCCTGCCGCGAACCTCATCAACTCCaccggtggtgctggtgccgaGCCTGGGTTCAACTACTTCTTTCCTACCGAGCACGCCGATGTTATTGTGTTGCAGAGTGCGGTTGCGCCCTGGAAGTTGACGGAGGGGTATACTCGGTTGGACTATTGGACTGTCAAGGTGCCGGGGAATATTACCATGGGGGAGTTGCTGACTGGATTAGGGGTGAGCAGCGGGAATGGGGGGTTGTATGTTGTTTATCAGCAGGGGAATGGGAAGTGGGAGCATCAGGAGAGTGTGAcgggggtggatgggaggttgatgaggcggagtgtgagggagatggggtggtgcaggaggggcagggaggggaaggtgaggaggactTACATTTGGGTTCAGAGGGTTTAA